A single genomic interval of Armigeres subalbatus isolate Guangzhou_Male chromosome 1, GZ_Asu_2, whole genome shotgun sequence harbors:
- the LOC134207308 gene encoding uncharacterized protein LOC134207308 translates to MSQHMNIKYVRSFRKRTQEQGGDDPPKQAKTAAERSRDYRVRKKVAKGEASSTAGWDAGEGPSTRVYPPVRSRDAETVISIQNGSAIVDDPMIGDNSPAQILFDDNLDQNGIVSPCPARSSIADSSMRDEQDGFSYPEHSGQEPFEPNLESATREFEKRFVNNRFGFPCGVCDRLWFSNDLKLLTAAAFEILPGIDLETTGLFACVTCRTSLKHGKVPLLATSNGFKFPEYPSNPHLPPLDPISERFIAPRLPFMQIRRLRFAAGSYGIIGQVINVPVDVDKMVKELPRQLDDDRAINVSIKKHLIHKTSYLSGWVKKATIKAWLQYLVTTPLYRRNGITLSEDNLQAIDTQLRVDDAIETMESDNDVEMLIVQQQTLLWNEDKCLEIAPAQNRVPLSIIYDEHAEELSFPDIYLGQPRTFNPEVRVTPFMMATSELRRRDRRAVKPKHLLYVAMKILRLRVSEGLQNTFRCMGTANITREMLKDKEFLEQCIDRNLSFLKSIPNSVQYWQQRKRDLFAMIRQLGKPTMFLTLSASETKWPLLLETLQKLSGGNISGNIMQQLSALQRATLVNEDPVTCCIYFNKLVDVIMQLLQSSRKSPFGNFRVLEFFKRIEFQHRGSPHAHILLWLNKDPGEVVSEHMPATVYLIDSICSVKAVDLPDSYGNQVHKHTFTCYKRGEKSCRFNIPYWPMDETRILLPLTVDDGRRAQLKKRSVEMHNVLETKAFDTLDEFLADCKCSFEIYLDVIRASITRPTVLIKRLMTELWTNPFNPWIANVLQSNMDLQFILEEFSCAAYVVEYVNKANRGISSSHRDLVQLSEQFPDQDHLSLLKKVGIKMLNSVEMSAQEAAWYLLRQSMSEASRKVEFIPTMWPHERTKTRKRTKQMDEEGISDDSVDIWTSNIIQKYEAREGLEDVCLADFVAHYTKVKSSTNGYNRRSTARVLRWRAYPMSDLDDYKREMVLLFLPFRNEMCDLLDCNKFLQLYDNQESALLLKRKEYDCEFNLEHTVEEYLRMCGADAGQEQETVTDKLNDCVRTIHMDPNDDDIQNLPTNTLNAVVKQRSNVIDKEAYCQMVRATNPEQRALIIHVIHSIHSFDDIRKPLQIFFTGPAGSGKTFTLRILMETYNRFSQAHNAQNNAYVACASTGKAAVAIGGTTVHSAFRLTMSRRNNAKLSFETLQLYRNAFAHVRAIIVDEVSMIGANILDAIHARLQDIRSEYDYAFGGMDIIFVGDFRQLPPVNARFVFKPPANSMHGAVLWQSLQFHPLVRVMRQSDEEFSAVLTSIENGERLSDEQTKLIESRFRTVQWCKENVPNAIRLFHRNLDVEQYNSDVLRETDGLDCLAEDLFNGYRTNEQLASARNKIHKMSVVEAGGLPYMLRLTIGMPYMITTNVEVEDGIVNGAIGELMYIEQSDDDPEQQVARLWLKFENDSIGRILRVKSRPLVHSKPGVLQQDWTPIGKRSVNGGTFPQIVYHYEKGQEQQLVYVGLSRVSSLDGLFLTNAKNDFKFHHAKGSDTPKIRELRTEMTRLSNHRLCTISDELLQFVETKGPGIVLVSANVQSLGAHALDISTDHVLMTGDILALSETWQDDGTITEISGYNCVSQSKRSSTRAAGVAIYQNRSAFNVASPHTIQKASRRNDTTLIMADEYGDVCSAEVDIMGIRTLLVALYISPSTTTKQKKLFAARNLCMYVNSSMPIIVTGDFNIDVSKEENTEFIDFMRQYLRMELATDPTQATTLGGTCLDLTFHIGHPRIVYIRPLTDIFPCPQHNFFLLSGYLCRLRVLAFLRWSSTLFEPKLDAVNLMLHFHDSCSPEKWSRPSSGGALPCSSQNATLTLDIQVLWSRPSSGGALPCSSQNATLLTWRCTSTIPVHLKRCTSTDVMRPIPETPAHEYLSMPETRFSKQLFPSVGVSLPFDAFSSYKRDTVNMGCISAIVSQDHLEDILHLQLYCQSL, encoded by the exons ATGTCCCAACACATGAACATAAAGTATGTGCGTAGTTTCCGCAAACGTACGCAGGAACAAGGAGGAGACGATCCTCCGAAGCAAGCGAAAACGGCAGCCGAACGATCGCGGGATTATCGGGTGAGAAAGAAGGTGGCCAAAGGAGAAGCGTCGTCCACTGCTGGGTGGGACGCTGGAGAAGGGCCTTCTACTCGAG TGTATCCCCCGGTGCGCTCCCGTGATGCTGAAACGGTCATCAGTATTCAAAATGGATCGGCCATCGTTGATGACCCTATGATCGGTGATAATTCACCGGCTCAAATATTGTTTGACGATAATCTCGATCAGAATGGTATAGTATCACCGTGTCCCGCTCGATCTTCGATCGCCGATAGCAGCATGCGTGACGAACAGGATGGTTTCTCGTATCCTGAGCATTCGGGCCAGG AACCGTTTGAGCCAAACCTGGAAAGTGCGACGAGGGAATTCGAAAAGAGATTCGTCAACAATCGTTTCGGTTTTCCGTGTGGCGTGTGCGACAGATTGTGGTTTTCCAATGACCTCAAATTGCTTACTGCTGCAGCATTTGAGATATTGCCCGGAATCGATTTGGAAACCACAGGCTTGTTTGCGTGCGTCACATGTAGAACGAGTCTGAAACATGGAAAGGTGCCGTTATTAGCCACTTCTAACGGTTTTAAGTTCCCGGAGTATCCGTCAAATCCACATCTCCCACCACTGGATCCAATAAGCGAACGTTTCATCGCCCCACGGTTGCCATTTATGCAAATTAGACGACTACGATTTGCAGCAGGCAGTTACGGCATCATTGGTCAGGTGATAAACGTTCCTGTGGATGTGGATAAAATGGTGAAAGAACTTCCGCGCCAACTCGACGATGACAGAGCCATTAATGTGTCAATCAAGAAACACTTGATCCACAAAACTAGTTACCTGTCTGGATGGGTAAAGAAGGCAACAATCAAAGCTTGGCTGCAGTATCTGGTCACCACACCCCTGTATCGCCGAAATGGCATAACATTAAGCGAGGATAATCTGCAGGCCATCGATACCCAACTTCGAGTGGATGATGCCATTGAAACCATGGAGAGCGACAACGATGTCGAAATGCTGATTGTACAACAGCAGACCCTACTATGGAACGAGGATAAGTGTCTGGAGATTGCCCCGGCGCAGAACAGAGTACCACTATCCATCATTTATGATGAGCACGCTGAGGAGCTATCGTTTCCAGACATATATCTAGGACAGCCGAGAACGTTCAATCCGGAAGTACGGGTAACGCCTTTCATGATGGCTACCAGTGAGTTGCGCCGACGTGATAGACGAGCTGTTAAACCGAAACATTTGCTTTACGTGGCAATGAAAATTCTTCGACTGCGCGTTTCCGAAGGACTTCAAAACACGTTTCGGTGTATGGGGACAGCGAATATAACACGAGAAATGCTGAAGGACAAAGAATTCCTTGAACAGTGCATCGATCGGAATTTGTCTTTCTTGAAGTCCATCCCAAATTCGGTGCAATACTGGCAGCAACGTAAACGCGATTTATTCGCAATGATTCGGCAGCTGGGAAAACCGACGATGTTCCTTACTTTAAGTGCCAGTGAGACAAAATGGCCTCTCCTGCTGGAAACACTGCAGAAATTGTCAGGTGGAAACATAAGTGGCAATATTATGCAGCAACTGTCGGCACTACAACGGGCAACACTGGTGAATGAGGATCCGGTGACATGTTGTATATACTTCAACAAGCTAGTTGACGTAATAATGCAGTTACTGCAGTCGTCGAGAAAAAGCCCGTTCGGGAACTTTCGTGTATTGGAATTCTTCAAACGAATTGAGTTTCAACATCGCGGAAGTCCCCATGCACACATACTGCTATGGCTGAATAAAGATCCTGGTGAGGTGGTTTCAGAGCACATGCCTGCTACTGTTTATTTGATTGACAGCATTTGTTCCGTGAAAGCTGTAGATCTCCCAGACAGCTACGGAAACCAGGTGCACAAACACACCTTTACTTGCTACAAGCGAGGTGAGAAAAGCTGCCGATTCAACATCCCATACTGGCCGATGGATGAAACGCGAATTTTGCTGCCACTCACGGTTGATGATGGACGCCGTGCACAACTCAAAAAGAGGTCCGTAGAGATGCACAATGTACTGGAGACCAAAGCATTCGACACTCTCGACGAATTTCTCGCCGATTGCAAGTGTTCGTTTGAGATTTACCTTGATGTTATCCGTGCATCTATAACACGACCAACGGTATTGATCAAACGGTTGATGACGGAATTATGGACCAATCCTTTCAACCCGTGGATCGCCAATGTCTTGCAGTCAAACATGGATCTCCAGTTCATCCTTGAAGAGTTTTCTTGTGCAGCGTACGTCGTCGAGTACGTAAACAAGGCGAATCGTGGCATAAGCAGTTCGCACCGTGATCTTGTGCAGCTTTCTGAGCAGTTCCCGGATCAAGACCACCTGTCCTTATTGAAGAAAGTCGGCATCAAGATGCTAAACTCCGTTGAAATGTCTGCACAAGAAGCTGCCTGGTACCTTCTTCGTCAATCTATGTCGGAGGCCAGTAGAAAGGTGGAGTTCATTCCTACCATGTGGCCGCACGAAAGGACCAAGACAAGAAAGCGTACAAAGCAGATGGACGAAGAAGGCATTTCAGATGATTCCGTCGACATATGGACATCCAACATCATCCAAAAGTACGAGGCACGTGAAGGTCTAGAGGATGTCTGCTTGGCTGATTTTGTAGCGCACTACACGAAAGTGAAGAGTTCCACCAACGGATATAATCGTCGATCCACTGCACGTGTGTTGCGTTGGCGAGCGTATCCGATGTCTGACCTCGATGACTACAAGCGGGAGATGGTTTTGCTGTTTCTGCCGTTCCGCAATGAAATGTGCGATTTGCTTGATTGTAACAAATTCCTGCAGTTGTACGACAATCAAGAAAGCGCTCTGCTTCTGAAACGTAAGGAATACGACTGCGAATTTAATCTCGAACATACTGTTGAGGAGTACCTGCGTATGTGTGGTGCCGACGCAGGTCAAGAGCAGGAGACTGTCACAGACAAACTCAATGATTGTGTGCGAACAATCCATATGGATCCAAACGACGACGATATCCAGAACCTGCCAACGAACACGTTAAACGCAGTCGTTAAACAGCGGTCTAATGTTATCGATAAAGAAGCATACTGCCAAATGGTACGAGCCACGAATCCTGAGCAGCGGGCATTGATTATCCATGTCATCCACTCGATCCACAGCTTCGATGACATTAGAAAACCGCTACAAATATTCTTCACTGGCCCGGCTGGTAGCGGAAAAACCTTCACGTTGCGTATCCTGATGGAAACATACAACCGTTTTAGTCAAGCACACAACGCCCAGAACAACGCATACGTTGCATGTGCTTCTACAGGAAAGGCAGCAGTGGCTATTGGTGGAACAACAGTTCACTCTGCCTTCCGGTTGACCATGTCCCGCAGGAACAACGCAAAATTAAGTTTCGAAACCCTCCAGCTTTATCGGAACGCATTTGCGCACGTTCGGGCTATCATAGTCGACGAAGTGAGCATGATTGGCGCCAATATACTGGACGCAATTCACGCGCGGCTACAAGACATCCGAAGCGAGTATGATTATGCTTTTGGAGGAATGGACATCATTTTCGTTGGAGACTTTCGCCAGCTTCCTCCAGTAAATGCAAGATTTGTGTTCAAGCCACCTGCAAATTCTATGCATGGAGCTGTTCTTTGGCAGTCACTACAGTTTCATCCCCTTGTCAGGGTCATGAGGCAGAGCGATGAGGAATTCTCAGCTGTCCTGACGAGTATTGAAAATGGTGAACGCTTGTCAGATGAACAAACTAAGCTCATCGAAAGCCGATTTCGTACAGTCCAATGGTGCAAGGAAAATGTACCCAACGCCATACGCCTCTTTCATCGTAACCTCGACGTGGAACAGTACAACAGCGACGTACTGAGAGAAACGGACGGGCTGGATTGTCTGGCCGAAGATCTTTTCAATGGGTACAGGACTAACGAGCAGCTTGCAAGCGCCAGGAACAAGATACACAAAATGAGTGTTGTGGAAGCCGGCGGGTTGCCTTACATGTTGCGTCTCACCATTGGAATGCCTTACATGATCACAACAAACGTCGAAGTAGAAGACGGGATTGTCAACGGTGCAATCGGCGAGCTGATGTATATAGAACAAAGCGATGATGATCCTGAACAGCAAGTTGCACGACTGTGGTTAAAATTTGAGAACGATTCTATTGGACGGATTTTGAGAGTGAAATCCAGGCCTCTCGTACATTCAAAACCAGGTGTCTTGCAGCAGGATTGGACACCAATAGGCAAACGGTCGGTGAAC GGTGGAACATTCCCGCAAATTGTGTACCATTACGAGAAAGGACAGGAGCAACAGCTGGTGTATGTTGGCCTCTCCAGAGTGTCCTCCCTTGATGGTCTGTTTCTGACCAACGCCAAGAACGACTTCAAGTTTCATCATGCCAAGGGTAGCGACACACCGAAGATACGGGAACTTCGAACGGAAATGACACGCCTGTCAAATCACCGTTTGTGCACCATCAGTGATGAGTTACTGCAGTTCGTGGAAACCAAGGGCCCTGGCATTGTTTTGGTATCCGCAAATGTTCAGAGTCTGGGTGCTCATGCTCTGGACATTAGTACAGACCATGTACTGATGACTGGAGATATTTTAGCACTGAGTGAAACCTGGCAGGATGATGGCACCATAACTGAAATATCAGGATATAACTGCGTTTCCCAGTCCAAGCGATCCAGCACGAGAGCAGCGGGTGTTGCCATATACCAAAACAGGTCAGCGTTTAATGTAGCCAGCCCTCATACGATTCAAAAGGCCAGTCGAAGAAACGACACAACGCTCATTATGGCAGATGAATATGGCGATGTTTGTTCTGCTGAGGTCGATATTATGGGCATCCGTACACTACTGGTTGCGTTGTACATATCTCCCAGCACAACCACCAAACAGAAGAAACTCTTCGCGGCGCGGAATCTCTGTATGTACGTGAATTCGAGCATGCCCATAATCGTGACTGGTGATTTCAACATCGATGTCTCGAAGGAAGAAAACACCGAGTTTATTGACTTCATGAGACAATACCTTCGCATGGAATTAGCTACGGATCCTACTCAAGCAACCACACTCGGAGGAACATGTCTCGATCTGACATTT CACATTGGACATCCACGTATTGTGTACATCCGTCCACTCACGGATATCTTTCCGTGCCCGCAACATAACTTTTTCCTGCTGTCGGGGTATCTTTGCCGGTTGAGGGTTTTGGCCTTCCTCCGGTGGAGCTCTACCTTGTTCGAGCCAAAACTCGACGCTGTTAACCTGATGTTGCACTTCCACGATTCCTGTTCACCTGAGAAGT GGTCTCGGCCTTCCTCCGGTGGAGCTCTACCTTGTTCGAGCCAAAACGCGACGCT CACATTGGACATCCAGGTACTGT GGTCTCGGCCTTCCTCCGGTGGAGCTCTACCTTGTTCGAGCCAAAACGCGACGCTGTTAACCTGGCGTTGCACTTCCACGATTCCTGTTCACCTGAAAAGGTGTACTTCAACTGATGTAATGCGTCCCATCCCTGAGACGCCCGCTCACGAATATCTTTCCATGCCTGAGACACGCTTCTCAAAACAACTCTTTCCTTCTGTCGGAGTATCTTTGCCGTTTGATGCTTTCTCGAGCTACAAGCGCGACACTGTAAACATGGGTTGCATTTCAGCGATCGTCTCTCAAGATCACCTGGAGGATATTCTGCATCTGCAGCTATACTGTCAGAGCTTATAG